A single genomic interval of Amblyomma americanum isolate KBUSLIRL-KWMA chromosome 11, ASM5285725v1, whole genome shotgun sequence harbors:
- the LOC144110108 gene encoding uncharacterized protein LOC144110108, translated as MGLPWAMSIASEEALDDRAEGTWRARGGHVDLDLWEEVLRATDPEVCKASFWVDREVLANPSRGADGPTTGSLTNTPWSMQHGLLHSLRSVGRHRIHQKSELWKHISLKFCNPATL; from the exons ATGGGGCTGCCCTGGGCCATGTCCATCGCCTCTGAAGaagcgctggacgaccgtgcagagggCACGTGGAGAGCACGTGGAGGCCAcgtagacctcgacctgtgggaggaggtcttgAGGGCCACCGACCCAGAGGTCTGCAAGGCCTCCTTTTGGGTTGACAGAGAAGTCTTAGCTAATCCatccaggggcgcggatggccccaccACAGGCTCTTT gacgaacacgccctggagtatgcagcacggtctccttcacagtttgcgcagcgtgggaCGCCATCGCATTCATCAGAAGAGTGAACTTTGGAAGCACATTTCTCTCAAGTTTTGCAACCCGGCAACTCTGTGA